GGATGAGGGGCGAGCGCTCCCGCGATTACCCAACCCTTTTGAGAGTTATCAGCCGCCCGCAGCGGGCGTCCCGAGCGCCTTCTCGATGGCCGGATAGAGCCCGCCCTTCAGGCTCTTTTCATCGAACGGACCGACCCGCTTGTAGAGGATCGTCCCATCCGGCCCGACGAGATAGGATTCCGGGATGCCGTAGACGCCCCAGTCGATCGCCATCTTGCCGACGGGATCGAGGCCGATGGCCGAGAAGGGATTACCGAGCTCGCCGAGGAAGCGCAGCGCATTTTCGCTGCCGTCCTTGTAGTTGACGCCGACGACGGTAATGCGCGGGTCCTTCGACAATGCCAGGATGACCGGATGCTCCTGCCGGCACGGCACGCACCAAGAGGCCCAGAAATTGACGAGCGTCAGCTTGCCCTTACCCGTCTGCGCCGTCAGTGCCGGGACGGGCGCGCCGTCCTTCGTGGCGCCGGCGAGCGGCTCGAGATCGCGGAACGGCGCCTTGGTACCGATCAGCGCGGAGGGGATTTCCGAGATGTCGCGGCCGGAATTGAGCTGCGTCCAGAAGATCAGCGCCAGGCCGAGGAAGATTGCCAGCGGCAGCGCGGCGAGGATCAGGCGCGTGCGCTTGCCCGCGCCCTCGGCATTGCCTTCGCTCTCGCTCATGGATTGCCCTCGCTGCGCGCCGAACGGCGGCGGATGCCGGCAGCTTCGAGCTGCTCGATCTCGCGGCGGCGGCCGCGATGGTCGATGAAGACCCAGAGCACGAGACCGAGCGTGACGGCGAAGGCGGCGATGTAGGACACCGCGACGTAGAAGGTATGGCTCATGCGGCGCCTCCCGCGCGGCCGGCGGCGCGGGCTGCATGGCGGCGCAGCACCGCGATGCGGCGGCGCAGGATCTCGTTGCGCATGGCGAGGATATGCAGCGTGAAGAACAGCATGGTGAAGGCGACGGCCATGATGAGGAGCGGCCAGAGGAATTCCGGGTCGATGGTCGGCCCGCCCATGCGGATGACGCTCGCCGGCTGGTGCAGCGTGTTCCACCACTCGACCGAGAACTTGATGATCGGGATGTTGACGAAGCCGACGAGGATCAGCACGGCGCTGACCTTGGCGGCACGCGTCGGATCGTCCATGGCACGGCCGAGCGCGATGAGGCCGAGATACATCAGGAAAAGCACGAAGACGGAGGTGAGCCGCGCGTCCCACACCCACCAGGTGCCCCACATCGGCTTGCCCCAGAGCGAGCCGGTGATGAGCGCGACGAGCGTGAAACAGGCGCCGATAGGCGCGGCGGCCTTGGCCGAGACGTCGGCGAGCGGATGGCGCCAGACGAGCGTGCCGAGCGCCGAGAGCGCCATGACCGAATAGCACATCATGGAGAGCCAGGCGGCCGGCACATGCACATACATGATGCGCACCGTCTCGCCCTGCTGGTAATCGCCCGTCGTGGTGAAGGAGAGGTAGAGCCCTGCCGCGAAGAGACAGAGCGTCAGCCCGGCAAGCCAGGGCCAGACGATGGCGACCAGCGCCAGGAACCGCGTCGGGTTGGCGAGGTCGCTGAATTTGCGGATGGCAAGGCTCGGTTCGTTCATGATGGTTCTTTAACGCGGAAGCACCCGGTCTTCAATTGATCTGCAGCAATCACTTTCTCGTCAGTCGCTCGAAAGACGAAGGGCCGCAGCCGCGGCGACCGGGCCGATGACGGCGAAGGCGAGGTTGAGCGCGACGAGGATGAGGAAGGGCGGCAGGAAGGGCGCCGGTTCCTGGATCGCCGCATAGACCGCGCTCACCCCGAAGATCAGAACGGGAATGGCGAGCGGCAGCACGAGGATGGAGACGAGCAGCCCGCCGCGCGGCAGCGCCACCGCCACCGCCGCGCCGGCCGCACCGATGAAGGTGATGGCGGGCGTGCCGGCAAGCAGCGTCAGCGTCGTCGCGCCGATGGCGATCTCGTCCATGTTCATGAAGAGGCCGAGCAGCGGCGAGGCGATGACGAGCGGCAGGCCGGTCGCGAGCCAATGGGCGAGGCACTTGACGAAGACCGTCAGCACCAGCGGCGTCTCCTGCATCAGGAGAAGGTCGAGCGAACCGTCCTCGCGCTCGGCCTGGAACAGCCGGTCGAGGCCGAGGAGGGAGGCGAGCAGCGCGCCGATCCAGAGGATGGCAGGTCCGATTCGGGCAAGGAGATTGAGGTCCGGCCCGACGCCGAAGGGAATGACGGCGACAACAGTCATGAAGAAGAGGACGCCGACCAGTGCGCCGCCGCCGGCGCGCACGGAGAGCTTCAGGTCGCGGAAGAGGAGGGCGATCATGCGGCACTCCTTAGGCTTCGAGGGCTTGGTTCACCCCCCTCTGCCCTGCCGGGCATCTCCCCCACAAGGGGGGAGATTGGGTGGGGCAATGCTTTACTTCCTCTTTGACGTTTCTGTTTGGGCTGGGCTTGCACCTCTTGCCAATCTCCCCCCTTGTGGGGGAGATGCCCGGCAGGGCAGAGGGGGGTAGCCACGGACACGACCATCACCACACATCCTCCATGACCCCGGCAAAACCCGTCATCCGCAGCTCCGTCACCCCTTCCAGCCCCAGCGGCTGATGCGTCGCGGCAATCGCGATGCCGCCGCGGGCAAGGTGAGAGGT
The Shinella zoogloeoides DNA segment above includes these coding regions:
- the ccmB gene encoding heme exporter protein CcmB, whose protein sequence is MIALLFRDLKLSVRAGGGALVGVLFFMTVVAVIPFGVGPDLNLLARIGPAILWIGALLASLLGLDRLFQAEREDGSLDLLLMQETPLVLTVFVKCLAHWLATGLPLVIASPLLGLFMNMDEIAIGATTLTLLAGTPAITFIGAAGAAVAVALPRGGLLVSILVLPLAIPVLIFGVSAVYAAIQEPAPFLPPFLILVALNLAFAVIGPVAAAAALRLSSD
- a CDS encoding heme ABC transporter permease, which encodes MNEPSLAIRKFSDLANPTRFLALVAIVWPWLAGLTLCLFAAGLYLSFTTTGDYQQGETVRIMYVHVPAAWLSMMCYSVMALSALGTLVWRHPLADVSAKAAAPIGACFTLVALITGSLWGKPMWGTWWVWDARLTSVFVLFLMYLGLIALGRAMDDPTRAAKVSAVLILVGFVNIPIIKFSVEWWNTLHQPASVIRMGGPTIDPEFLWPLLIMAVAFTMLFFTLHILAMRNEILRRRIAVLRRHAARAAGRAGGAA
- a CDS encoding DsbE family thiol:disulfide interchange protein, whose amino-acid sequence is MSESEGNAEGAGKRTRLILAALPLAIFLGLALIFWTQLNSGRDISEIPSALIGTKAPFRDLEPLAGATKDGAPVPALTAQTGKGKLTLVNFWASWCVPCRQEHPVILALSKDPRITVVGVNYKDGSENALRFLGELGNPFSAIGLDPVGKMAIDWGVYGIPESYLVGPDGTILYKRVGPFDEKSLKGGLYPAIEKALGTPAAGG
- the ccmD gene encoding heme exporter protein CcmD; the encoded protein is MSHTFYVAVSYIAAFAVTLGLVLWVFIDHRGRRREIEQLEAAGIRRRSARSEGNP